The Balnearium lithotrophicum genome includes a window with the following:
- the flgK gene encoding flagellar hook-associated protein FlgK has protein sequence MALFGALSIASQALLSQQIGVKTTNRNINNVYTDGYSREVPILSDSPAAGVKVEDIRRVFNKAYFKRLLSNSGEYQNLETYRNVLEQVESVFNDQMGSGLSEALNDFFNSMHDIAVKPDDLAARANFLSVTKTLVGRIRDSYSSLEEIKTTTEGQLRDTINELNRLSDKLRDINKSMLLYKDTPDRLNQYLDERDRTLKEISKLIDVKVVYLPDERVRVYTAKGVPLVLETKSFNVSYENSKISVNGIDITKELQKGKISGLAKGIEQVENYMEKLNLLVSTFAEKINLQHEAGYDLYGNTGIKLFKSDNGNPIDASNITLAFDDPKKVAAASDSNYLSSDNTNIKALIDLGNQKYSELSNLSFSEYYGTEIVSSIGSDVKEVKDLVKSSKFRLDAIEEKVKEFSSVNIDEELINLTKYQRAYQAAARIVTVTDELLQTILSMKR, from the coding sequence ATGGCTCTCTTTGGAGCTCTCTCTATAGCAAGCCAGGCTCTACTTTCACAGCAAATAGGAGTTAAAACAACAAACAGAAACATTAACAACGTCTACACTGACGGATATTCAAGGGAGGTTCCCATCCTTTCAGATTCACCTGCAGCTGGTGTTAAAGTAGAGGATATAAGGAGAGTTTTCAATAAAGCTTATTTCAAAAGACTCCTATCAAACAGTGGGGAGTATCAAAACTTAGAAACCTACAGAAATGTTCTGGAGCAAGTAGAGAGCGTATTTAACGATCAAATGGGAAGCGGCTTGTCAGAAGCTCTTAATGATTTTTTCAATTCCATGCACGACATTGCAGTTAAACCCGATGACTTAGCTGCAAGGGCCAATTTTCTTTCAGTTACAAAGACACTGGTTGGTAGAATCAGGGATTCTTACTCCTCTCTGGAGGAGATAAAAACGACAACTGAAGGACAGTTGAGGGATACCATAAATGAACTTAACCGGTTATCAGATAAGTTAAGGGATATTAATAAAAGTATGCTTCTGTACAAGGATACTCCCGACAGATTAAATCAGTACTTGGATGAGAGGGATAGAACTCTCAAGGAAATATCAAAACTCATTGATGTTAAGGTTGTTTACCTTCCCGATGAAAGGGTAAGGGTATACACGGCTAAAGGAGTTCCTCTCGTTTTAGAAACGAAGAGTTTTAACGTTTCGTACGAAAATTCAAAAATCTCTGTGAATGGTATAGATATAACAAAAGAATTACAAAAAGGGAAAATTTCTGGTTTGGCAAAAGGCATTGAACAGGTAGAGAACTACATGGAGAAGTTAAATTTACTTGTATCAACCTTTGCTGAGAAGATAAATCTGCAACACGAAGCAGGTTATGACCTTTACGGAAATACGGGAATAAAACTATTTAAATCGGACAACGGAAATCCAATCGATGCATCCAACATTACCTTAGCTTTTGATGACCCTAAGAAAGTTGCAGCGGCTTCCGACTCAAACTACCTTAGTTCAGATAACACAAATATTAAAGCTTTGATAGATTTGGGAAATCAGAAATACTCCGAACTTTCGAACCTCAGTTTCTCCGAGTACTACGGAACAGAAATAGTATCTTCAATAGGTTCTGACGTTAAGGAAGTTAAGGACTTGGTAAAAAGTTCCAAGTTTAGACTGGATGCTATAGAGGAAAAAGTCAAGGAATTCTCAAGTGTAAATATTGATGAGGAACTCATAAACTTAACAAAGTACCAAAGAGCCTACCAAGCTGCTGCACGTATAGTAACTGTTACTGATGAACTGCTTCAAACAATCTTAAGCATGAAGAGGTAA
- a CDS encoding PilZ domain-containing protein, which yields MSIKEKIVEWLRELIDKNRQVEVLSFYDEVPIRVKVKPLSIENKFVQWEIDPKLRLAVEDTGKIFTQFFDPEYKQKRSLEGNVIYFNNKFLETDMLNISTDPRLSRKILRVKISDSCPVEVFIVNNGRKEKVKAWDISEDGIGLILPKNCVDYNEKINLELIFPFGRIKTQGIVVSKQPFQDGEKVGLFFPNLSPKEKDLIYRYIMKRQKEILKTIRLLTE from the coding sequence ATGAGCATAAAGGAAAAAATAGTTGAATGGTTAAGGGAATTAATCGATAAAAATAGACAGGTCGAGGTTCTAAGCTTCTATGACGAAGTTCCAATAAGGGTTAAAGTAAAGCCCTTATCAATTGAGAATAAATTTGTACAGTGGGAAATAGACCCAAAATTAAGATTGGCAGTAGAGGATACAGGAAAAATATTTACACAGTTTTTTGATCCAGAATACAAACAAAAGAGAAGTCTCGAAGGTAACGTTATCTATTTCAATAATAAATTCTTAGAAACTGATATGTTAAATATCTCTACTGACCCAAGGCTTTCAAGGAAAATTCTCCGTGTGAAAATTTCCGATTCCTGTCCCGTAGAGGTCTTCATAGTTAACAATGGAAGGAAGGAAAAGGTTAAAGCATGGGATATCTCCGAAGACGGTATAGGCCTAATACTCCCAAAAAACTGTGTTGATTACAATGAAAAAATTAATCTTGAACTAATTTTTCCTTTTGGAAGGATAAAAACTCAAGGAATAGTTGTTTCTAAACAGCCTTTTCAAGATGGGGAAAAGGTCGGTTTATTTTTCCCTAACTTATCACCAAAGGAGAAGGACCTGATATACAGATACATAATGAAAAGGCAGAAAGAGATACTCAAAACAATTCGTCTGTTAACGGAGTAG